Below is a window of Escherichia coli DSM 30083 = JCM 1649 = ATCC 11775 DNA.
TGTGAGTCCCTGTAAGACGGCGAAACGCCAAAAATACCGACAATGGTGAATTGAAAATGATAACTATTTCTAATAGTGGTGCTACCCGAAACGGGTTTATTTCAACCTGTTTCGGGTCGGTTTGCGCTTATTGGGCAGAATGGCGATAACGGTCGACGGCGAGAGCCGTCAGGCGTTTTTTGTCTATCTTGCCGACGGCGGTGAGCGGCCAGTGGTCCAGAAACTCGATTTGGTCAGGAATTTTCCACGCGCTGAGCCCCATACGGGTCAGTTGTTGACGCAACTGCTGATAGTCAGTTGGCACCTGCTGCGCGATGATAAACGCGCAAATCCGCTCGCCAAGCAGCGTGTCCGGCGCGGCGACCACCGCGCAATCTTGCACTTCCGCTAAACGCAGCAGTGCCGATTCCACTTCAGCCGCGGCTATTTTTTCTCCGGCGCGGTTGATCTGCTCTTTTATGCGTCCCTCAACGTGCAGGTTCCCCACCTCATCCAGCCTGACATTGTCGCCTGTGCGGTAAAACCCTTGCGCGGTAAAGGCCTGCGTGTTGTGGGCAGGGGCGCGGTAATAGCCCGAAATGGTATAAGGGCCGCGCGTTAACAATTGCCCGGTTTCGCCCGGCGCGACGTCGTTCTCGTCTTGATCAACGATGCGGATTTCATCCAGAGGGGACAACGGGCGCCCCTGGCTGTGGAGAATGGTGGCATGCGGATCGTCCAGCCGGGTAAAACAGAGCAGGCCTTCCGCCATACCGAAAACCTGTTGCAGGGTACAGTCAAAGGTGGCGATAACCTGCTCAGCAAGCGTCGGGTCGAGCCGGGCGCCGCCTGCCTGAATGACGCGCAGCGACGAAAGGTCGCTGTCTTCCCACTCCCTGGCCTGCACCCATAATTGCGCCAGCGCCGGAACCAGGGCGACGTGAGTCACTCTTTCCTGCGCGATTAAAGGCATCACCTCATCACAGCTGGCGCTGTCGGTCAGCACCACTTTTCCGCCGCAGGCAAGCGTTCCCAGAATACCGGGGCAGGCCAGCGGAAAGTTATGCGCCACCGGGAGGACGGCGAGATACACGCTCTGTTGGCTGATGCCGCACAGTTCAGCAGAAGCGCTGAAGTTATAGCTATAGTCGGCATGTCGGCGCGGGATGAGTTTGGGCGTGCCGGTTGTGCCGCCTGAGAGCAACAACAACGCGGTGGCGGAAACATCAGGCTGCGGCCATGCCTGTCGCTCACCGTGAAGGGAGAAGAGCGGCGTAAAATCGTCGCTCACGGTCTCTCCAGCGACCAGAACATGACGCAAGCAGGCGTGTTTGTGCGCCATCTGTCGGGCCAGCTCTGCGTGGTTTTCCCCGTGAATAACGTAAGCGACGGGTTGCGCCAGCTCAATCAGCGCGTCGATATCCAGCGCCCGTTGCGAGGGCATCGCCAGCACGGGGATAACGCCCAGTCTTAACAAGGCGAACAGCAGGGTAACAAACGCGTTGTCGTTGGGAAGCTGCACAATTACATGCTCCCCCGAACGCAAACCCAGTGATGACAGACCTGCGGCAAGTTCGTCAACTTGTGCATCAAGCGCGCTGTAGGTTAACGACCCCTTTGCATCAACGACGGCAATTCGCGAGGCATAACGGGCCGCCCAGTGGCGCAACTGTTCGGCAATGGGTAAGGGATACTGTTCAATCAGAGATTCAAAGGAAGAATTCATGCGTCACCTTTCTGAAGTACTGGGCTGTTTTTGCCACGCGGTCATTGCAGAAAATGCGTGGGGAAAATGGCGGACAATCTGCGTAAAAAAGGACCGGGCTTGTTGAATGGGATAGAAGTGATCGCCGTCAATCACCACCGGGCCTGTAACGTGGCTCAGCCACTGACGCCAGGCATCGACCTGCTGCCAGGAGGCTTCGCGATCGTGGCTGCCGCACAATAACAGCGCAGGCGTGCGCAGCGGCGGACAGACGTCGGGCGAGTCGTAGTGATAGCTCTCGGTGGCGTAAAAA
It encodes the following:
- the ybtE gene encoding yersiniabactin biosynthesis salycil-AMP ligase YbtE, whose translation is MNSSFESLIEQYPLPIAEQLRHWAARYASRIAVVDAKGSLTYSALDAQVDELAAGLSSLGLRSGEHVIVQLPNDNAFVTLLFALLRLGVIPVLAMPSQRALDIDALIELAQPVAYVIHGENHAELARQMAHKHACLRHVLVAGETVSDDFTPLFSLHGERQAWPQPDVSATALLLLSGGTTGTPKLIPRRHADYSYNFSASAELCGISQQSVYLAVLPVAHNFPLACPGILGTLACGGKVVLTDSASCDEVMPLIAQERVTHVALVPALAQLWVQAREWEDSDLSSLRVIQAGGARLDPTLAEQVIATFDCTLQQVFGMAEGLLCFTRLDDPHATILHSQGRPLSPLDEIRIVDQDENDVAPGETGQLLTRGPYTISGYYRAPAHNTQAFTAQGFYRTGDNVRLDEVGNLHVEGRIKEQINRAGEKIAAAEVESALLRLAEVQDCAVVAAPDTLLGERICAFIIAQQVPTDYQQLRQQLTRMGLSAWKIPDQIEFLDHWPLTAVGKIDKKRLTALAVDRYRHSAQ